Proteins encoded together in one bacterium window:
- a CDS encoding cysteine dioxygenase family protein, whose protein sequence is MITPRYVSFFLVTLSLCSSGTFFAQENGDGFYTAIDSTGKQLVVSSEERGKGQDFVEPSAEISAFIEKINALLDEGFPSDEVLRLLENEAPTLAQLEPYTFFSDKGYMRNLIHKTADYDLLLMCWGPGQQTPVHGHEGQRGWIVVLDGKLEFTDYQEEPEGSGKLVSEVAVNVGQAGDAGGPAGIHVVANVFDTPAISLHFYSLPFDQCEVYDLELNETRKVPLVYNTIRGKMMQP, encoded by the coding sequence ATGATTACTCCCAGATATGTATCGTTTTTTTTAGTAACATTGTCACTCTGTTCGTCCGGTACTTTTTTTGCTCAAGAAAATGGTGATGGTTTTTATACTGCGATTGATTCGACGGGTAAACAGTTAGTTGTCAGTAGCGAAGAACGTGGCAAGGGACAGGACTTTGTTGAACCAAGTGCTGAAATCAGTGCCTTTATCGAAAAAATTAATGCATTATTGGACGAAGGTTTTCCTTCTGATGAAGTCTTGCGTTTATTAGAAAATGAGGCACCAACGCTTGCGCAGCTTGAGCCTTATACCTTTTTTTCTGATAAAGGGTATATGCGTAATTTAATTCATAAAACGGCTGATTATGATCTTTTATTAATGTGCTGGGGTCCGGGGCAGCAAACTCCAGTGCATGGGCACGAAGGTCAAAGAGGTTGGATTGTAGTACTTGATGGAAAGCTTGAATTTACTGATTACCAAGAAGAACCAGAAGGATCGGGTAAATTGGTGAGTGAGGTGGCTGTCAATGTTGGGCAAGCAGGGGATGCTGGTGGGCCAGCTGGTATTCATGTGGTTGCAAACGTTTTTGATACGCCTGCAATTTCATTACATTTTTACTCGTTGCCATTTGATCAATGCGAAGTGTATGATCTTGAATTGAATGAAACAAGAAAAGTGCCATTAGTTTATAATACTATTCGTGGCAAAATGATGCAGCCTTAA